A window of Fervidobacterium sp. genomic DNA:
AACCCTCTTTACACAATAGGTGACCAATTGATGGAAACTATTATGCAACATCAAGATGTCGATAGACCAACAGCTTGGAAATTAGCTGTGGAGATGCTTGATAAAGTTCAGATTCCGGAACCAGAGAAGAGGATGAATTCTTATCCCTTTGAATTCAGTGGTGGTATGAAACAAAGGGTTGTTATTGCTATAGCACTTTCATGTAATCCGAAGATATTGATTGCGGATGAACCAACTACAGCACTTGACGTTACGATACAGGCTCAGGTACTGGAATTAATGAAAAACCTGCAAAAAGAACTGAAAACAGGTACAATATTTATAACACATGATCTTGGCGTGATATCCGCGATGGCGGATAGAGTTATGGTTATGTATGGTGGAAGACAAATGGAGCTTGCCCCTGCAGAAGAACTTTTCCACCAACCAATGCACCCGTATACAAATATGCTTCTTAAGTCTATACCAAGGGTTGATATTAAACAAGAAAAATTAGAATCGATACCTGGCCAACCACCGAGAATGATAGATGTTCCAGATGTTTGCCCATTTGCACCAAGGTGTCCAAGGAGACTTGATAGGTGTTCAAAAGAATTACCAAAATTTGAAGAACTACAACCAGGTCACTATGTAAGGTGTTTTAACCCTGTAGAGGCTGGAGGGGATGTAAATGCCTGATAAAGCAAACGAAACAATCATAAGAGTTGAAAAGTTGAAAAAGTATTTCCCAATATACAAAGGGTTTCTAATAAAAAAGCACGTTGCAGACGTAAAGGCAGTCGATGAAGTTTCTTTCGAAGTTAAACGTGGTGAGACATTTGCCCTTGTTGGAGAATCTGGATGTGGTAAGACAACAACGGCAAGAACAATGTTAAGATTGATAGATCCTACTGATGGAAAGATAGAAGTTCTTGGAAAAGATATATCTAGACTTTCAAGAGAAGAATTATTACCGTTTAGGAGAAAGATGCAGATAGTTTTCCAAAATCCAATAGGTTCGCTAAACCCAAGAATGACCGTAGGACAGATCTTGACAGAGCCGATGTTGTTTCATAAAATTGTACAAAACCAACAAGAAGCAAATGATAAGGCTGTAGAGCTACTAAAAATGGTTGGACTAAAACCATTCCATATGGATAGGTATCCACATCAATTCAGTGGTGGACAAAAACAGAGAATAGCTATTGCACGAGCTTTGAGTGTTGATCCTGAAATAATTTATCTTGACGAACCTACTTCTGCACTTGATGTTTCAGTTCAGGCTCAAATAGTGAACCTTTTACTCAAATTCCAAGCTGATTTGGGGTTAACCTACGTTTTCATTTCGCACAACTTGGCACTTGTTAGATTTATAAGTCACAAAGTCGCTGTTATGTATTTAGGAAAGATAGTCGAAATGGGAGATGTAAATGAGGTATTTGATAACCCAGTTCATCCGTACACAAAGGCGTTGTTATCTGCTTCACCAATACCTGATCCAGCAATTGAAAAGAAAAGAAAAAGAATAATACTTACTGGAAACGTTCCAAGTCCAATAGCAAGGCCAAAGGGATGTTTCTTCCACCCAAGATGTCCATTTAGAATGGATATATGTGATAAAGAATATCCTGAGATGAAAGCAATTTCTTCAAATCACCAGGTTGCATGTTACCTGGTAGATAAAAGGGAGGTGTAGGTATGAGGAAGGTTCTCGTGACACTTTTAGTTTCTCTATTTGTTTTCTTCGCATTTGCTAACTACATCGGATTTGATGCAACAGGAAAAAAAGGTGGTACACTCATCATTCCAACACTCAGCGGTCCGAGAACAGTTAACGACACTGTATCAAAAGAAACAAGTTCTTCAGATGTTATTTCACTTTTCATGGGTTGGGGCGGTGTACTTATTGAAAGATCAGCCATCGATGGGGAATTTTACCCGGCACTTGCTGAAAAATGGGTTGGCCCACGTCTAACAAAAGATGGTGGCATGGAAATTATTTGGTACCTTAGAAAAGGTGTAAAATGGAGTGATGGAACACCATTTGATGCTGATGATGTTGTTTTCACATTAAACGAAATCTACACAAACCCAGATATCCCAAGTTCATTCAAAGACATTATCAAAAGTACAAATGGTTATTTACCAAAAGCTACAAAGATTGATGATTACACAGTAAGAATGTACTATCCAGAACCATTTAGGCTTGCTCTCAGATACCTTGGAGGAATGTACATATTCCCGAAACACAAAGCTGAAAGTTGGGTTAAGAACAAAAAGTTTGCTGAGTTCTGGACAGTGGACGCAATAAATAAAAAAGAAATCGTTGGCTTGGGACCATTTATTCCTGTGGAATACGTCCCAGACCAATTTGTCAGATTTGTAGCCAATCCAAATTACTGGAAAAAGGACAAAAACGGTCAACAACTTCCTTACTTAAAGGAAGTAGTGTACAAGATTATTTCCTCCCAAGATGCACAAAAGCTTGCATTTGAAAAAGGTGAAGTTGACATTTACTCACCAAGGGGAACGGAATTCAACTACTTCAAGGAAAATGAAAAGAAATTCAACATAACAGTCCTTGCTTACGGTCCAGCTTACGGTACACAATTTATCACATTCAACTGGAACAACAAAGACGAGGCAAAGAGGGAATGGTTTAGAAATCCAAATTTCAGAAGAGCAGTTGCTTATGCAATGGATAAGAAAAAGATGATTGATACACTCTTCAATGGTCTTGCTGTAGAACAATGGTCACCAGTATCAATGGCTTCTCCATTTTACAATGAAAAAGTCTCCGTCAAATATCCATACGATCTTAACAAGGCAAGGGCAGAACTTAAACTTGGTGGATTCAGCTGGGACAAAAACGGTAAACTCATCGATAGCAAAGGCAGACCAGTCAAATTTGTTATTGAAACGAATGCTGGAAATACAATTCGTGAAGGTATGGGTAATATCATAACAGCTGCTCTTAAACAACTCGGTATGGATATTACATTTGTTCCTGGAGACTTCAACACACTTGTCAACAGAATGCTTAATGTTGGTGATTGGGATGCAATAATCATCGGATTAACAGGTTCTGACGAACCGCAAGGTGGAAGAAACGTTTGGGCTGTCGATGGTTCATTGCATTTCTGGAATTTGTCACCTAACGTAGCAAGCTGGGTTGATGCGAAAGCTTATTTCTTACCAGACTTTGAAAAGGAAATCGACAAGATATTCAGGGAAAATGTGAGGATACTTGATAACGAAGTTGTGAAAGACTACTGGGCAAAATTCCAAAAACTTGCATCTGAAAACTTACCACTTATCTACACGGTTAATAGCTTAAGGCTTTTTGCATGGAGAAACACAGTAAAGAACGTTAGGATAACAATGCTTGGTGGAACCACTTGGAACATCGATTGGCTCTATAAGGACGAAAACTGATACTAACAACCTGCTTCCGGACTCCGGAATCCGGTTTCCGGAGTCCGGTTAACTTAAATATTGATGAATTACAATTCATTTTTATATGTTTAACCATCTGATGAAGTCATACTAAAGAGGGAGAGGTGAATAGGTTTGATCAAATATATTGCACGAAGACTAATAATAATGCTGCCAGAATTATGGATAATAACGATTATTGTCTTCACACTTATGCAGTTATCACCGGGTACATTTTTGGATCAGTACAAACTTGATCCGTCGATTTCTAAGGAGACTTTACAATCGATGGCAAAAGAACTTGGATTGGATAAACCTGCCGTTGTTCAGTATTTTTATTGGTTTGGCAAACTACTCAGACTGGACTTTGGTTATTCATTTTATTACAGAAGACCTGTTATAGATTTGATTTCGGAAAGATTACTTGGTACGTTTGTACTTTCATTGTATTCATTTGTTCTTTCCTGGATTATAGGAATCGTTCTTGGTGTGCTTTCAGCACTGAAAAAGTACACTACAACTGATAAAATACTCACAGTTGTTGCATTCAGTGGGTTGGCACTGCCAGGATTTTTCTTGGCTTTACTTTTACTCTACATGGCAGCGCGTACTGGATGGTTCCCCGTAGGTGGTATGTATAGTCCAGAAACTGTTAGACTCGATGTATGGAATGCATTTAAAGACATATTCTGGCGATTACAACTTCCAGCATTCACGTTAACATTCGGTGGATTTGCAGGATTGATGAGGTATCAAAGAGGTACTCTACTCGATGTTCTCAACGAAGATTACGTTGAATTTGCAAGAGCGAAAGGAATGCCCGAAAGGGTTGTCATATACAAGCATGCATTAAGAAATGCCATTAACCCGCTTGTTACAATGTTTGGAGGAAGTTTAGCTGGTTTGCTCAGCGGTGCGGTAATCACAGAAACGATATTTTCCTGGCCAGGTCTTGGAAGGCTTACTTATCAAGCTCTTCTCCAAAAAGATTATTATGTTGTCATGGCAAGTACGGTCATTAGTGTTGTGTTATTAGTACTTGGTAATCTTGTCGGTGACATACTACTCGCAGCAGTAGATCCAAGAATTAGATACGAATAAGGAGGGCTTGAAAAAATGAGCGAAGAAAAGAGAAAAATCAATCAACAAAACATTCCAACAGACGAAAGTGGTGCAATAGATTTTGAAGAAGTATATCTAACAAGAGGACAATTAATGTGGCGCGCTTTCAAAAAAAATAAACTTGCAATGTTCGGCTTGTGGGTGCTTATAATAATGTACATTGCAATGATATTTGCTGATTTCTTGGCTCCTTATAATCCATTTACACAAAACCTGAATCACTCTCTTAAAAAGCCAACAGCTGTTTTAACAAAGTATCAAGTAAATGACTTGAAGACAAGATTATCTCCATACGTGCTGCCCGAAATAAGTTATATAGATAAATTGGACTATACACAAAATTTTAGAATGATGCTTTTTCCAAGTAGAATAAAAGTTAAATACAATAGCGGGGAAGAATTATCTATAATTGATAAGCACGTTGTTGAAATCAGAAGCGATGGAACGATTGTTCCAAAGTATCTTCCAAAAGGTAGAGAACTAGATGATAAGTTTGTTCTTGCTCAATCGATAAAACTGGTTGTCAGAACTATAAAACATGCACAGATTGATGGCGAATGGAAACAATACAGCGACGAAACAGAGACTGTTAATTCACTTGTTTTTGGTGTTGATAACGAAATATTAGAAAAGGGCAAAAACATAAGAACAACGACTTCAAGAACCGCTCGTTCGTTTGTTGCACAAAATGAGGGATGGAAAATAGGATTTTATGCAATGAACGAACAAGAAGCGATGGAAAGACTTACCGCAATCAAACTTGAACAAGACCTTGTAGGGATAAAATATTACGATGAACAAGGCAATGAACATGAAATTTCATTGGATGAGGCAAAAATAGTCTCTTATGATTACAAGTTCTATCCAATCAAATTTTTTGTAAGATCATGGGGACCAAACGACACAGACCCAGAAAGAGTTGGATATCTATTTTGGTTAATTCCACTACATTATCATCTCTTCGGCATTGAAAATTATGATAACAACGAGTATGCCTCTATTAATATCTTTGGCTCAGACAGATATGGTAGAGACGTTTGGAGTAGAATTATATTTGCTTCACGTATTTCACTGACAATAGGATTTATAGGATTATTCGTTACACTTGTACTTTCGCTCTTTTTTGGGGCAATCGCAGGATTTTATGGTGGTTTGGTAGATGAACTTATAATGAGATTTTGTGAAATTCTAATGGCTATTCCTGGATTTTATTTACTACTTTTGTTGCGTGCAATTCTTCCAATTGATATCCCAAGTTCAACAACATACATGTTACTGATATTCATACTCGCATTCCTTGGTTGGCCTGGAAGAGCAAGAATCATAAGAGGACAGATACTTGCTGAAAGGCAAAGGGAGTATGTTGAAGCTGCAATTGCACTTGGTTACCCAGACATGAGAATCATGTGGCGTCACATTATACCAAATCTTGCAACTTACATAATAGTTAGTTCTACACTTGCAATTCCTGGCTACATCCTTGGTGAAGCTGGACTTTCCTATCTTGGACTTGGTATAAGAGAACCTTCGGCATCCTGGGGTAACATGTTGACAGCTGCTCAGGACGTGTACATTCTTGAAAAAGCCCCATGGTTACTTATACCTGGTGCATTCATATTCATTGTTGTTCTCTCTTTTAACTTCATTGGAGATGGACTTAGAGACGCTTTTGATCCAAGGGCACTTAGCTAGTTTATAACTTTTAATATCAACTAATATCAATGTTTGAATTGAGATATGAGAATCAGTGGTGGTCTAAGACCACCACTGATTTTTATGTTGCTTCAAACTGCGAAAATGTATTGGAATCAAGAGAATTAGATTCTTAACCGGAAGGTTTATGTTAAATAAATTATCGGCTTTTTTAGTTTATCATTCTTGATAACAAACTTTGGTTTCAAATTTGGAGTTTTGAAAAAAGTATTGCATAACTTAAAATCTGTTGTGATATAATAATCACAGAAGGATTTTTATATTGTGCGAATACTATTTACAGAAGGGGGGAAAACTTTTATGCGCAGATCTACCATGTTTTTTTTGGTTTGTGTCTTTCTGCTTTTTTCGTTTGTCAGCTTTGCTCAAAACCCACAAATGACACCTTTGTCAAAACTGTATCACGAACTCAAGGCCTTATTAGAAAAACCTGGTATTGACTTAAACAAGGCTCTCAGCGAGCTTTTGGAGAAATACGCACCTATAGTTCAACCAATATTACCTCCCGGACAGTACGAAGAGTATTCTCTCACGTTATCAGAGCTTGACAAGGCACTTCTAGATCTCGGCATTTGGATTACAAGGGCAACTGTAGAAATATTTAACCAAGAAGTTGTAGAAGGACCTTTTGAATTGAATTACAACAGAGATACGGGAGAAGCCACAGGACTTATAACAAAGCTAAAAACTGGAAAATACAACGTTATTGTTAAGGTTTTTGGAATTATCGATAACAAAGATGAGAGAATAGTTGCTTATGGTAGAAAGGATGCTGTTGAGGTTGTAAGAGATAAAATATCCCTTGCAAACATTCCACTAAAAGTAATAATAGGAACAGGAGCCGTACTTGTTAATGCCTTGTTAGATTTCCAAAATTCGGAATTTATACCAGGTGAGGTTGCTTTAATAGAACCTGAAAATGGACAACGTGATGTCTTGCCCAACGTTACTTTGAAATGGGATTCATTACGAGCCAAGATGTTCGATCTGTATTTCGGAGAAGAAGGAGACTTAAAACTTAAAGAAACAAATTATTTTGACAAGCAATACACAGTGGAAGATTTGAAGCCTGGAACGATATATCAGTGGAAAATAGTTGCTAAAAATGCATTCGGTCAAGCTGAGAGTCCGGTCTTTTCATTTAGAACGGGAGACGCACCCACGACACCGGAAAATCCTGTACCACACGATGGAGCAAAGAAAGTTTGGGTTGAACCTGTCCTCTTATGGGAATCTGAGAGAGCATCTGAGTTTGACATCTACTTTGGCAAGAACGCCTCTGACCTGTCGTTAATAGGTTCATCCCTTGAGAATAGTTTTGAGTTACCAAGACTCGAACTTGGAACGACTTATTATTGGAAAGTTATTGCGAAGAATGCCTATGGTGAAACAGAGGGACCTGTTTGGTCATTTACGACTGGCGATATACCAACTAAACCAATTCTTAAAGAACCTATTGGTGACAAAATTCGGTTACAACCTACTTTCAAATGGGAAAGTGAAGAGGCTTACGAGTACGACTTGTACCTTGGTGAAACGTACGATAGCATGGAGTTGATAGCAACGACTACTGAACAAGAATACGCATTACCATACAACCTTCCAATGGATACAACTTACTTTTGGAAAGTCGTTGCTAAAAATGATTTTGGTGAAAGCATTAGCGACGTAGAGATGTTTAAAACAGGAAAAGCACCGGAATTGATTGGTGTTGTTCAGCCATTTGATGGTGAAGAAGATGTGTGGAAATCGCCAATACTTGAATGGGAATTTGAATGCGCAGATAACTACGACGTTTACCTTGGTAAATCAGCGGACGAACTTGAGCTTGTTGCCGAGAACATTACTGAGAACACACTCAAACTTGAAGAGCTTGAACTCGGTGTGACATATTATTGGAAAGTTTTAGCCAAGAACGAATTTGGTGAAACAGAGAGTCCAGTTTGGAAGTTCACCGTAGGTAACGTACCAGCAGTACCGTTCAATCCAGAACCACCTGATGGTGCAACTGACCAATTCAACAGATTGGTACTCAGGTGGGAAAGCTCCAAAGCTGAAAGTTACGATCTGTATATAGGATTTGCTCCGGACAAACTCGATTTACTTGAAGGTGACATCAAACTGAGCGCTGTGGAATTTTACGACTTACTATTCGGGACAACATACTATTGGAAAGTTATAGCAAAGAACAGGTTCGGTAATAGTGAAGGACCAATCTGGAAATTTACAACTGGCCAAATTCCAGAAAAACCGGTAGCAATATATCCAAAAGATGGTGATAAAGAGGTACCACTTGATGTAACACTTAAATGGAAGAGTGAACGAGCAGAGGAATTTGATCTTTTCTTTGGCACAATGCTACTTGAACCACTTGGTACTCTTACATCACCAGAGTATACCTTACCAAAATTGCACTATGGAACATGGTACAATTGGAAGGTCATAGCAAGAAACAAATTTGGAGAGATAGAGAGTGAATTCAAGTTTAGAACTAAGCTTCCAACAATAGATAATCAAAAATCTCTTGGCGGTACTAAGGCTGATGGTGGTAAAGCAATTGCCAAGACCTCAGATGGTGGTTACATAATCGTTGGTAACACTCAGTCTTCAGAGTTACCAGGATTCAAAGGTGAATCCGATATAATTGTGGTTAAATTAAGCAAAAACTTAGACGTTGAATGGATAAAACTTATCGGTGGGAACGGTTGGGAAGA
This region includes:
- a CDS encoding dipeptide ABC transporter ATP-binding protein, which translates into the protein MPDKANETIIRVEKLKKYFPIYKGFLIKKHVADVKAVDEVSFEVKRGETFALVGESGCGKTTTARTMLRLIDPTDGKIEVLGKDISRLSREELLPFRRKMQIVFQNPIGSLNPRMTVGQILTEPMLFHKIVQNQQEANDKAVELLKMVGLKPFHMDRYPHQFSGGQKQRIAIARALSVDPEIIYLDEPTSALDVSVQAQIVNLLLKFQADLGLTYVFISHNLALVRFISHKVAVMYLGKIVEMGDVNEVFDNPVHPYTKALLSASPIPDPAIEKKRKRIILTGNVPSPIARPKGCFFHPRCPFRMDICDKEYPEMKAISSNHQVACYLVDKREV
- a CDS encoding ABC transporter permease, which translates into the protein MIKYIARRLIIMLPELWIITIIVFTLMQLSPGTFLDQYKLDPSISKETLQSMAKELGLDKPAVVQYFYWFGKLLRLDFGYSFYYRRPVIDLISERLLGTFVLSLYSFVLSWIIGIVLGVLSALKKYTTTDKILTVVAFSGLALPGFFLALLLLYMAARTGWFPVGGMYSPETVRLDVWNAFKDIFWRLQLPAFTLTFGGFAGLMRYQRGTLLDVLNEDYVEFARAKGMPERVVIYKHALRNAINPLVTMFGGSLAGLLSGAVITETIFSWPGLGRLTYQALLQKDYYVVMASTVISVVLLVLGNLVGDILLAAVDPRIRYE
- a CDS encoding ABC transporter permease produces the protein MSEEKRKINQQNIPTDESGAIDFEEVYLTRGQLMWRAFKKNKLAMFGLWVLIIMYIAMIFADFLAPYNPFTQNLNHSLKKPTAVLTKYQVNDLKTRLSPYVLPEISYIDKLDYTQNFRMMLFPSRIKVKYNSGEELSIIDKHVVEIRSDGTIVPKYLPKGRELDDKFVLAQSIKLVVRTIKHAQIDGEWKQYSDETETVNSLVFGVDNEILEKGKNIRTTTSRTARSFVAQNEGWKIGFYAMNEQEAMERLTAIKLEQDLVGIKYYDEQGNEHEISLDEAKIVSYDYKFYPIKFFVRSWGPNDTDPERVGYLFWLIPLHYHLFGIENYDNNEYASINIFGSDRYGRDVWSRIIFASRISLTIGFIGLFVTLVLSLFFGAIAGFYGGLVDELIMRFCEILMAIPGFYLLLLLRAILPIDIPSSTTYMLLIFILAFLGWPGRARIIRGQILAERQREYVEAAIALGYPDMRIMWRHIIPNLATYIIVSSTLAIPGYILGEAGLSYLGLGIREPSASWGNMLTAAQDVYILEKAPWLLIPGAFIFIVVLSFNFIGDGLRDAFDPRALS
- a CDS encoding ABC transporter substrate-binding protein gives rise to the protein MRKVLVTLLVSLFVFFAFANYIGFDATGKKGGTLIIPTLSGPRTVNDTVSKETSSSDVISLFMGWGGVLIERSAIDGEFYPALAEKWVGPRLTKDGGMEIIWYLRKGVKWSDGTPFDADDVVFTLNEIYTNPDIPSSFKDIIKSTNGYLPKATKIDDYTVRMYYPEPFRLALRYLGGMYIFPKHKAESWVKNKKFAEFWTVDAINKKEIVGLGPFIPVEYVPDQFVRFVANPNYWKKDKNGQQLPYLKEVVYKIISSQDAQKLAFEKGEVDIYSPRGTEFNYFKENEKKFNITVLAYGPAYGTQFITFNWNNKDEAKREWFRNPNFRRAVAYAMDKKKMIDTLFNGLAVEQWSPVSMASPFYNEKVSVKYPYDLNKARAELKLGGFSWDKNGKLIDSKGRPVKFVIETNAGNTIREGMGNIITAALKQLGMDITFVPGDFNTLVNRMLNVGDWDAIIIGLTGSDEPQGGRNVWAVDGSLHFWNLSPNVASWVDAKAYFLPDFEKEIDKIFRENVRILDNEVVKDYWAKFQKLASENLPLIYTVNSLRLFAWRNTVKNVRITMLGGTTWNIDWLYKDEN
- a CDS encoding ABC transporter ATP-binding protein yields the protein MESILSVRNLSTWFYLEEGVLKAVNDVSFELSENEVLGIVGETGSGKSITVRSIMRLIHYPGKIVGGQIIYKGRGKEEDIVKMDEDQLTEIRGKEISMIFQDPLTSLNPLYTIGDQLMETIMQHQDVDRPTAWKLAVEMLDKVQIPEPEKRMNSYPFEFSGGMKQRVVIAIALSCNPKILIADEPTTALDVTIQAQVLELMKNLQKELKTGTIFITHDLGVISAMADRVMVMYGGRQMELAPAEELFHQPMHPYTNMLLKSIPRVDIKQEKLESIPGQPPRMIDVPDVCPFAPRCPRRLDRCSKELPKFEELQPGHYVRCFNPVEAGGDVNA